ggttgtctgtgtttttctcctccgCCAGCCTACGTCAGACACACACGGCGCGCATTGTCATGGTCCGCCTCGATCATCATAAAGCtccagaagaggaggaaaaaaaaaggtggtgaTATTCCCACAGGGAGATAATGGTGTGCATGTGGTGCTCAGGGCTGGGCTCATATTGCCCTCATATTGGATTTTTAATCTCTTCAAGTAGCACTTCTGTATTCATTTGAGCACACTACTACGGCATCCTGTTAGACATGAGCGCCTAGAAAGGGTCGTTTTTGCGTTAGAAACACAAGTTACACACAGGTCATGTAAACACGCATCATGTGCTAGTGATCCggataaaaatacagaaagatcAAGCTGCTGTGCGCGAGTTAAAGGTAATGTTAGACCCAGCTGCCAGCTTATTAGGTGTATCTAACAAAAACTAATGCAGTTCAAATTCAATGCAAGAGTCCCTTTAATAAATCCTATTTTCAAGAAGGCTATAATGCTCAGTTTTTATTGAAGGCTTTATGGAGATTTGGAGACTATAGTTTGGCGTgataacataaaacacatacaatCAATCAGCACCACAAAATTACAGTTAAACCAACATTTTCAACTCTGAGTATTTTAGGATTCGTTACAGTAGCATCCGACAGGCTTTCCACACCATGTATTTGTAAAATACTTTACAGCAATGAAAATGAGAGAGTAAACGTGAGCATTTTGTGGTTCGTAGTGCTTTTGGTACATGATGCACTTGTCTGCTTTTTGACtcatcagaggaggagaagcatgGGTGTTACAGATAACCTTACCGATGGCTCCTTCTCTTCTCAGTGAGTCAtgacagtgaaccagcatgAACAATAggaggaccctgaaactgaagcagctaaatgcaATCCAGCCATCATTCATGTAATTTAgcttctgtggaaaaaaaaaaaaaaggcctaaaatgtagaaatgttCAGTTTAGGCAGACCCAACACGagttatgaaataaaaatgcagggACTTATACTCTCAGAAATAATATAAGTGAACcttaaacttaaataaaattaaatctttttcttctttcttattaTCAGCTTATTACAACAGACATATTGTATGATCTGACTTAGGGCTGCAAAtagcaaatgttttcatcagcCTATTGATGTATCTGCAGataattttcttaattaataGATAAACTGAGTTGTCTGTACATATGTCGCAAATAGTATAGAAAAAAACCAATTTCCTCGAGCTCAGTGTGACATcttcaaactgtttgtttaaTCTAACCAGCACTCACAATCCAAAAAAGAGATCCAGTAAAGTaatatgacaaaaacaaggATACAAACATTGGAGAAGCTGAAACTGCTGGCATTTTTATATCAGTCAGCtgactgattaatcaactaattgttcCAGCTCTACTCCACAGAGTAATTTCTTTACTGGAAGACTGTTGTTCATTTCGCGTTTGGTTTTCAATCACCTTACAATCAGTTTGAATTTTTGCGGTAATACAAATGATGCTGGCAGTTGTTCGCCGGGTGTTTTCTCTGCTCCGAGCCCCCTGTGAGGCAACCATCTGCCCTGCTGTAGCGATCATGAGTGAAAAGCTGCAGGGGCAGCAGAGACTGCAGCTGAACATAACCTCTGGCAATCACGCAAGAATCTTCCTTTCTGGgtgagcaaaaataaataaaaataagtggCAGACGCGGTGCCATTACATTACTGTGACCAGGTTAGAACGTACTCTCAATGTTTTATACATCTACCTCTCAACACCTACAGTGTCTCACTTTCCTGCATACCTTCATTTGGCTTTTTTACTTGTGCTTCATTCGGAAACACACTGGTCACAATGTTTGCCCATTAACTGTCCACTGCAGCTCACAAACGACCAATAAAGACAGTTCATGATTTTAATATCTCATCTCTCCAGCTCTCTCGATCCCGCCTTTGACGCTTTCGTGCGAGTTCTGGGAAGTACGCACTGTTGTATGGCCTGTCCCTCTCAGCTAACTCCCCCCCCAGCCCGCTGTCCTTCCCTTTGCCGTTCCTCTGGTCGAGCAGGGCCTGGGCTCTCCTCCGCTCTTCAGCTTCCCTTTGCAAACGCTCAGCACGCAACCTTTCTAAGGAGCTGgaaaagacaggagagaaagagattttttGTGTCTCTAGGATATTTAcaacatcatcatgtttttatACGCACCATGAGATTCACAACTCCAATATCTCCAATGATAAGGAAACTGATATGTGAGTAAAAGAGTCCTTTATGATTGACAGTggtacaaaatgtcaaacaagtAGTTCTTAATTTAGAAAATGTACTTAATCGCTTACTTTCTAAAAGTTGGATAAGAAGATTCTCACATCTGTACGAGAAATCTGAAGCTTACAGCCTGCAGCTGGTTGGATcagcttagcacagagactggaaacagtCGGCCGTGCTCTttccaaagataacaaaatccaccaaCTATCAcctaattaacacattatatctcaTTTGATTAATCCGTACTATTTCTCGCTAATCAAAGAGTGCGGACTGTAGAAACTGGCATTTTCACACAGTACACCAGTATTTATACATTAAACAGGACCTAATATATTAATGAGTGTGCTTTAGAAGTGCTTGGTGGTTGTCAGGCTACATGTTTGCAGTATTTATGCAGAGCTAAGCTTGTGAGCGTGGTATCGATCCCCTCACGTAACTCTcggcaagaaaacaaatgcgcttatttcccaaaatgttgaactactcctttaaaACTAAGCGGCAAAAACTgaacaatcacacacatcacatctaAATATTCTGATCTACTCTTAGTTATTGTTAGAGTATTTTAAGTAACAAGAGACGTTCTTACCTCTCACCGCTGctcttcttttcccttttcccttttttctcccACTTCTTGCTCTTGTggtcttttctctccttcacagCAAGCGCTTTCTTTATATCTTTCAACGGGTCTAAACTATCTTTCAGTCTGAaatctttcttctctctctcctcttcagttattcccttcttcttttctttgtctttcctctcttctttttctttgctggtTTTCAAGTACCATGGAGTGACCTCAGACCCCGGTTGGGGTCCGAGAGACACCAGCAAGCCGATGGCTCGTTCCTGCTTCTCCtggaaagagacagaacagaagaCCAAGAGTAATTAAAAGCTGCCACGTGGAGACAGAAATAGTAAAACgattcactttttctttttatatttaaacaCTTTGTCCATGAAACAGCAGTTTTGGATCACAGCCTCACGCCCCATGGTACAGGGTAAGTACTAAACTtaaaatcagtttgtgtttgcctGATCATACCAGATGTTTGTTATGACAGGTACGTGACTGATCACATAGTATCAAATTAGTGCAAAATGGTATTTTTACACTAagcagaatttgtttttttcatgcaatTATTATCAATggtgaattaaaataaaaatttagtTGTTccacaatttttattttcaaaatcaaacatgtaacatttcatttttctctttatatcACCTCATTAATACTTAAATTACTACTCTAATATACTATTTAGGCATCTTTCTGATTCACCAATGCATAATTTATGGCTGAGAGAGTTAAAAGGAGCTGAACATTTCTATAAAAGGATTTCTCCTTTCATAGAAAGGAGCTCTTGCTATGTCCTCAGTCGCTACAGTGAGCTGTCTTACTCAGGAACTTCCATTCATAGCAGAAACAGGttcacaacagcaaacaaagttTACTCTGGTTACTGCCTCAGTACGAAACCAGGAATGGTATAAACAAATAACACGTAGCAAGGAGAACATAACCAAGAGAAAACAGTCACTGATGAAATCATGATGAATCAGATGCTGCCTGTCAGGTGATCACTGACAGGAGTTTTTAAAGTAGCACCAtcaccttttcctcctttttctctctgagaTACTCCTCATTCCCCTTCTTCTGTGAGGACTCCTCCAAGGGAAAAAGATTAAGATGCTCCAGAGCTCCACTTTCTCTCCTaccagcatcatcatcatcatctgtccTTCCTCCTTCTGACTGAAGAGCAGCTCGAGCTTTCCTTCTAAGATACTCTGTGCGTGCCTGTGGACAGGAATAGTCATTAgtccaaaataaaaaccaacacagcttttttaaaatgtattatcaCATAAGTATTCCTTTTAGCTGGCAAAGGTCTCCTTCTGCTTCAGTTGTGGTGTTGATACAAAGATACtatacaaatacacaagcaaAAAGCCTGAAAATGAATATTAGGATGAAACCATGGAAATAATAAGATGACTAAATTCTCCATAAGCTAAAACTTACCCATAACAGCACACTTATAGTATGCacagtataaaaatattaaaattaacatATAACATTTTTTCACTGAATCACTATGATGTGTAAGatgtgacatttatttcaacatGGTCAGGTCAGAAAGTTGGAGTCACTTTTGTCAAATTTGAACTGCTAATGCAATTTTGAAATTGATAGTGTGTTTTTTAATCCTCGCATCTCTGTTTTTTGCTAACACTTGTGTACCGGTATAATTCTGATAAACTTTTGCTTAAGTTCACACAGCTCAGCACCTATCAGTTCTACTCACACATTAAGACGCGGCTGCTCAGTGTGaattacagctgaaatgattacaGTGGCTGCTCAGCAACTTTTTAACTGCTGAATATTCGTTGCAGCcagttttcaagcaaaaatgctaAACGGCTGCTGTTTTCGGCTTCTCAAAGTGAGaatttgctgcctttctttgGTAGATACACGTGATATTAAGTTGAATATCGAAATGACTGCTGGTGGGACCGAACAAGCGCTTTCAAAACGTCAACACTGGACCCtgacaaactgtgactttgGGACATTTTATTGACTAAGTTACAGCTTATTTAATCAAGACAAAAACCTAACCATTTATAACAATTATATGAACTGCCCAGGTTAATGGACTTAGTGGCTAAGTGAAGCTAACTTTTGGAAATACCAGAACCTGCAAACCTTTCTGGCTTTCAATGTCATTCAGAGAACTTAATTTGACTGACATAACCTGTGATCATTTATGAGGGTTTGTGATGTTGGAGGTGGACTCAAAACTTATGGACTGCACATTATGTGTAACTGCTCCTCATCACTCTCTATAGGGTCATCATTAACATCCGGGGAAGTAACGTGACAACATCGGGGTCACCTCTTGCTCAGCAAGCTCCACGCGACGCTTGGCCTCGCGCTCCTGCTCCGCAGCTGCGGCTTCGTCCCTCCGCACGCGCGCGACGTTGTCTTTGTTGCGGACGTGCCAGCTCTTCTTTGGGAGGATATTCATAGTTGCTGTCCTCTAGCAGTCGGCTAGCTGAGCTGGCTTGCAGCGACTGAAAAAACCGTAAACCGTAACGTTTGTATAAGAAGAAGTGGGGAAATAAGTAAGGGTGAAAACTGCTCACAtataaagagataaaataataaaactattAACAATAGTCTGGATACCTTTTGGCAATTAAGCTAACGTTCGCCGAAGCCACCTTCCAACTTAATGCTAATGTTACTTTAACGTTAACGACAGCGCTGCAAGAAGATACATTAAACGTACTCCTTCACAACAACCTAATCATTTCAACAATTAAACGTTAAAAGCGTAACGTGACTGTTGTCACTAACTCGCTAGAAGAGGAGCTGCTCTTGCTAGTCTCTGTAGGAGCCCACAGGAACAAGTAGatgcaaacaggaagtaaacatacacacatttttttgcaaCACCACAATTTTGACGCTAGAGGGGGCTAttatttctctcattttattatgtaaaaggaaaacaataGAACTCTATTTTCGTGTacagagaaaagaagtgaaacTTTGCATTTATAACAAAGGAACATTTTGTATGGCATTATGCATGGCTTTATGTTGTTTACCAAATACCACTTTTTTCATATACCACTGTATTTAAAGACAAACTTAACTCATTACTgctaataatgtaaataattgtgCAGGAttgtaaataatgtgtgtgtttttgtacagtttatttttaaaaaagtgcaaATATACTCCTATTTGTACCTCCATTTGCTATCCCtgagctgctgtgacactgagaatttccccactgcaggactagTCAAGTTCAATCAAGTTCAGACAATGGCACGTATATAAATTTTCTCAAGTACTGTACGTGCAATTTTGAGGAACTTTTGaggtacatttttttattacactTCTACTCTGCatttcagagtgaaatattgtactttttattgcACTATAGTTACCTCACTGCTATATTTACTAGTTATTTTCACATTGATAGTTTACATTAACATGTGATAAACTCATAATACAAAACGTGCAGCCCCTTGATAGATTAATAATCTACAGGTTTTAATTTTCCCTCATTAAAATTTCCTAGAAAACTTCTGGTCTGCCTGGTCTGTCAAGGATAACAACATCTTTAATTcaaaaatgttgctgctgcttcactcCAGCCAGCATTATATCATACTGACTTTATACGTAAAGGGTCCTGTCAGATGCCTCATCATGCTGTTTCATGTTTAGAGTCATAAAGAAGTAAACATGGCTCATCAGTcttcttcagtctgttttggTATCTGAAGTTGTTGACTCAGCATGTCAATCTGTTTGACCAAGAACTGCTTGTCACGGCCCTCCTGCAAGGCAAAGATTGCATGGGTAAAACTGAATGCTTGTGTGGTGattacaaaatcacaaatgcaAACCCACATTTATCAGATTTCTTTGCTTAACTATACACAATAGAATAAAATGCCAACAACTTACCAGTTTAAGCTGAGCTCTTAGCAAGGCAACACTATTCCCATAAACAGAGGCTAAGGCTACGAAATAACACAACACCACACTGCCAGGGAGAAAAGAGCCATGATTATACACCATAAAACGGCCAGTGGAGGACCATATAATATGCAGGTAAGATGTAGGCGGCATTCTATGTTGAGGTTCAAGGACAGCACAGTATATACCAAAATAAGGATTCTACAGAAAGCACATCTAGTAAGTCCACTCACCcgaacaacacacacagagggatggAAAATGCCTGGGAGCCAACGAAAAAGAGAAAGTTCTGTGTTGTTTCACAAAGTTTGTAGAAAGAGGCTGGAACAATCAACCACATGTAGCTGAAGGAACGGAAGGGACCGCAGCTCATAGATGGATGAATCCTGagtagaaagagagagtgtcTCAGTGTCTACCTTTACTGCTGTTTCACAATAATTATTCCTCACTGTCAGCGcaaaactaaaagcaaaacaaaacacttttgttATGATTGTTATAGGAGAGAAATGCTCACTCAGAAAGACTGTAAACCATGACAACTGTGGCCAGGCTCCAGCCAAACAAGAGTACCACCAGGAAGAAGAAGGCCGAGGTGGTGGAACGAAATGTCCTCAGTGCTGGCCGACAATTATAAAAGAGCGTGATCTGAGGGGGGAATTGACAGTGGAGAGATTAGGGACAAAACTGAAGCATGGTGTTGGAGAATCCAGGCTGTGTTAAAGCAACATCTCAACCTTTTTGAAGTAGAAGAGGATGACAAACTTGACAGTATTGATGAGCGGCAGCAGAGGGCAAAAAAGTGCTCCTGTCCAAACCACAGTCTGACCATAGACCAGCCCGAGCACATTGGAGGGAACTACGAACTCCTGCCGGCCCACCCACTGGGTCAGTTTGTTGGACCAGTTGTCGACCAccatcctgacacacacacacacacacgcaaacacagtGCAATCACACAGCTGAATCTTGCACTCTTCCACATGATCTGTATTTGATTTGTACCTGCGTGGAAACTCCACAAGGACGAGCACAGCAGTAGTGATGAGGAGGTCAAACAGTGTCAGCTTGTACATCTCCTGTCCTATACGTGTTTCCCAGCACTGCATAATGAGACAAACTAGAATACATGAAGTCTTACAGAGCTGAAAACATTATAAATGAACTCGTCCCCCCTAAATTCTTAAATTATGTTGCTCAGTGTAGGCATATTCCTGTCATTATACTCCATGTTATAAATAAATTAGACAGTCAAGTACTTCCATCAATACCAACACTGTGTTTTAGTGAAAAACTGTCAAGCTGAAGCTTAATCTTTGTCAATTATGACTTTGTTGGATCAAACTGTATTTCAGGCATAATCATTTcagattttctctttattttgatGACTCACAGGTGTTTGGCAAACCAAAACTAacagcagtctgtttgtttcttcataCCAAAGTCCTCAATTGATCCAGCTAACTTAGAGCTTACTCTGCCTCTGTACTGTGTTGATgcacaaagggaaaaaaaaccatgTGAGCAGAATCCTTTGCTCATGTAAACGCAGTCATGACAGGGACGTGAagattagaaaaacaaatattttgtcatatcCTAACTGCAGAACTGCATTTGtcgtctctgtctctcgctgTTTTTCCTCAAGCTGTTGCTTACAGCTCGGTGACTCCTTCAGTTTGCGAAGAAGTGAATAATTCACATGCACTTAGAAAGTATAATTACCGGGTAGATTTTATACTTGTACTGGCACAGACTACAGCTTTCATCATTCGTGTCCCCGTTGCAGGTGATCTCACTCCACAGGGTAAAGAGGAGGACCCCCAGACTGACCAGGCGAAGGAACACTGCCCTAAACATGGGAGAGAAATCGTCATCAGAACCACTGTGATACTGAGGTTTGGTTCGATTTTGTCACGTTGCTTTGCAAAGACAAACTTTTCAACTAAGTACACATTCTCACGTATTGTACtaaagtacaattttgaggttttatttatgacattttatttctttatactTAAACTCTGCATTTCAGACTAAAATACTTTTTAGTGCACTACAATTACCCGACTCTTCtagttattttaaaattagtATTTCACTTTAAAAGGTGATAAGCTTTTAAAATGCAATACAAAATGCGTTGCTCCTTGTCACAGGTTTCACATGTTTGAGTTGTGGGTGATTTCATCTGTAAACCTCtcagctcatttcatttttaaataactgtttGAGGTGAAATGATCCAGTGCTTCACGAACAGCGAAGATTAGAGAAACGTTTtttacaaattaattaaattttttgttggagagtgtttttttcccctctcctttcAATCATCTCATGACCTCTCAGATTAATATTGTGCCCCTCTGGAGGGGCCacgtacttttacttttgatatgtTAAGTACATTTTGTCAATAATACATCTGTACTTTTAGTGTTTGAACGCAGACGCAGGACAGTGACTTGcaattactttttttaaaatcagatttttttcctgcatttcaTAATTTGCGAGCACAAATGAACTGTAAATTAAATGctcccacagaaacagcagtgcAAACCTCAGTAGGGCTACTATGACAGTAGTGCTGGGTGCATATCGCTCCACCAAGGCAATCTGGTCACACAGAAATGGCACCAGGAAGTTTCCGGCGGTGATGACAATGGAAGGTAGATACTGAAAAATCAAACCCAGGATTCctcctgtgtttctcttttcctgtttgtaGGAGAGGGGAGCCAAATGGTCACACAAGGCTTGCAGATCGAAGACCACATCACTCTCCTTTTACATCATTTACCTGACTGAACGTGGTGGCCCTGAAGATGCCATAGAAAGCCGCTATAATCAGCCCAAATGCAAGAAGACCCATACAAACGCGTAGAGAGTATTGAATaattttttgctttaaagtCAGAGCGGCTGCCTTTTTCTTTATGCGCTCCTCCTCCAGATccacctgaaggagaaagagaaaagaagcaagGAGGTGTCATCTGAAATGTCTCATTCCTCCATCCTACTAAACAGACCAGAGTCCCTCTGACCTGTAGCTGGTAGTGgatatttttctgcttcagtttggTGGCTCGGTCTCCCAGACAGCCATAATCCCAGCTGGTGAACACTGCCATGCTGTAGTTGCCCACGGCGCCGCCTCCTGTTGCCACAGCCACCCGGGCTGCAGTCCccatgctgtgtgtgagcagcCAATCAGGGACCAGGACACAGATGCAGGTCAAGGTAACTGAACTCTCGACTCTcgctttttaaatgtcattctCTCACTTATTGGTCTGACCtctcagtgaacacacacacacacatacacacacatgcaggctaCATCTTCATTAATAATGACTGACCGTGCGATgatacaaatgaaacaaaaggcGAAGTAGAAGACAGCAGTCAAGAGGTACGCGAGGGGGATGTTATATGAGAACTCGCTGTCCGCCACCATTGTGTTGTTGTAGTAGCCGTAAAACAAGTAGGAATACTCCATGAAGCCCTGAAcaaaagaggagaggacagtCAGTAAATATGGCTAAACATTGCTGGCATGTAGTTTCAGTTTACCTTCACCGGCAGTGAGTAAAGAAGGAGCACGTTtaacacagagctgcagctacTACTGAAGACCCTGCAGTTCCGTCACGTGCACACTGGGCGATGTGGAAGATTTTGCAACTTGTTCCTATGTATAGGAACACGTGCTAGGATATCAGtcatcagcttttattttgaaatatagGCCTCAGCtccaacataaacacattgTATCACGTATGTGGCCTTTTAAACTTTCTaaccatgtttttgtgtgtttgtttgttcactttgttttggTGTGGTCATAAGAAAATAGTCACAGATGTAACCAACTTTGTCTTAAAGCTTTATGCTAAAGCAAGCATCACCGAGTGAGAATTCAATCaagaaatgataaaacagtATTACAGAGAGCATTGACCGACAAAGCCACATGTGGGAGTCAGTGTTACTAATATTCTGGGCAGAGTCTCATATCTTTGCGGGTCATTGTGATGCTGCGGTTTCTCACCGTTCCAGAGAGTAAGTCGAGGAAGTAAGTATAGAACACCACCAAGCCTTGAGGATTATGGTTATAATTCATGCATTCCTCTGGACCTGGAAAAAACACCACAACAGGGAAGCCTTATGACCTCTGCATGCATTCTCGAAGATTACAGATTTTCTACAGACTTCTCTGCACCTTCCTGAATGTATAGACGATGTGGCCGCCCTACACATTCAGTGAGATAAATCCAGTTCCCTCACACAGCTTTACAAGGTTTTTGTATgatatatatgaaaacagtgacTCATTCTCGTAAAAATGACTCAGGGCACACTTAAAAATGAACCTCAGGTAATTACATCCTTATTTAGATATTGCTTTGGAATAAATCTTCTGCTCATGCACTGGTGACCATTTGCTCATTTTATTTCCGAGTACTGCTGTCTCTACAGCTGCACCAGCAGTGGTATGAAGAGGCTGTTGCCTGGAAACTGCTGCATCAAACTGTGAGAAGGCTTCCTCTTTAATTTGAGAGAACTGTGCTGAAACAGCGATATGGGGAAATAAAGAACCATGAAAACACAACCTGCCACTGTCATGTGTTCCCCTCAAACTAACGCAAAATGAAACGTCGTAGGCTAACAAACTGCAGAATGAACGAGCCATTACCAGTGCTGTTGTCGAAGCCAGTCCCAGCAGATTTGAGGACAATGCTCGGGATGAGGACAAATCCAGCAATTAGTAGAAAGGAAACAAAGTTGAGCACCACCAAGAATCGTAGGAACAGGAAGAAGGACTGGACGCCACCTCCAAAGTTCCCTATGGGAGTGAAGGGCCACAATTTCATTAAAAGTGCAAAAAATGGATTCACCCACTTTTCTTTGACCATTTTATGTATCAAGTGCACAGTATTCTTAATCTGTAGGCCGGAGATGCTAAAAAAACAATCTTCTCTAACCAAAAATATCAACCTTCAGCTGGTTTACCTCCAATCTTTTGCAACGACTTCCTCCACAGtgcaaaaaagtaaagaaattcTCTGGTGTTGTCTCTGAGTATACGCAGAAATTTAGCCTTTTTCCATCTCCAGGACTCCACTCTGGAAACCACAGGCACCTGCATTTGCTGCACTTTCCTGTAATGGACAAGTTATACTGTAATAACTCTAAAGTAACTATTGTGTGATATAATTGATGGCAATGTGTTAATTTATGGGTTCAACTCCTCAAAAGAAATATGTAAATTTGGTTCTAATTACAGAGACAGTGTTCAGTTGGTAATTCCAGTTAATCACCGTATAAAGTGACCTTAAGTTAAGTTATGGTTTCCGGGCAGATGAACATACAAATTTATGAAATAACTTGTGgaaaaatagtgaaaaacaTGGAGAATAAACTTATAGAATAAACTTTCCAgtaataaataatgaacaaattaGTATTAACATGGGTTTAAAGGAGGCTCTTCTTTCCAGAACTCACATTTTAATGTCTGGAGGGTATCTTTAACTAAGAacattctttaaaaataaagacaccaCCCATCTGTCAGGTGGAGGTCTCATACCACACAGCTCTTTTCAGCGCCATGGGCAGAGGACTGCTCCTGAGGTCCCGAGGCAAACCACTGTtgccctcttcctcttccttctctgtgGGCATCGAGCTCCATTTGAACTGAGGGTAGTTCTGATTGGATACGTGGGATGAAACTCGCCGTGACCTTAGCGACTGCTGGTCACCAGGGTAACCATTACCTGCGAGTGAACGGTCGAGTCAAAATTAAGGAAATTTATGAAGCAAGCAAAATTATGAAGCAAGACAAGTCAGTGAGACTAAAAGATGATTTCATATCAGCTGTGAGATCATTGAGGAATTCAGTCGATTCAGATATTTGAAGTATTCAGAATGAACAATTCAGTAAGAACAGACACGCCCTCAGTATAGTCATACACCTTACTTGTGCTTTGTCTCTGCAGTTCATCGGCCATTTCTCAGATGCAGCTTATCACAACCAGCTTTAAGAACGTTCCTCTGAAACCACTTTACcgacagaacaaaacaaatggtcAACCACCTCGTCATTAG
This sequence is a window from Scatophagus argus isolate fScaArg1 chromosome 9, fScaArg1.pri, whole genome shotgun sequence. Protein-coding genes within it:
- the leng1 gene encoding leukocyte receptor cluster member 1 codes for the protein MNILPKKSWHVRNKDNVARVRRDEAAAAEQEREAKRRVELAEQEARTEYLRRKARAALQSEGGRTDDDDDAGRRESGALEHLNLFPLEESSQKKGNEEYLREKKEEKEKQERAIGLLVSLGPQPGSEVTPWYLKTSKEKEERKDKEKKKGITEEEREKKDFRLKDSLDPLKDIKKALAVKERKDHKSKKWEKKGKREKKSSGESSLERLRAERLQREAEERRRAQALLDQRNGKGKDSGLGGELAERDRPYNSAYFPELARKRQRRDRESWRDEILKS
- the tmc4 gene encoding transmembrane channel-like protein 7, translating into MADELQRQSTSNGYPGDQQSLRSRRVSSHVSNQNYPQFKWSSMPTEKEEEEGNSGLPRDLRSSPLPMALKRAVWKVQQMQVPVVSRVESWRWKKAKFLRILRDNTREFLYFFALWRKSLQKIGGNFGGGVQSFFLFLRFLVVLNFVSFLLIAGFVLIPSIVLKSAGTGFDNSTGPEECMNYNHNPQGLVVFYTYFLDLLSGTGFMEYSYLFYGYYNNTMVADSEFSYNIPLAYLLTAVFYFAFCFICIIARMGTAARVAVATGGGAVGNYSMAVFTSWDYGCLGDRATKLKQKNIHYQLQVDLEEERIKKKAAALTLKQKIIQYSLRVCMGLLAFGLIIAAFYGIFRATTFSQEKRNTGGILGLIFQYLPSIVITAGNFLVPFLCDQIALVERYAPSTTVIVALLRAVFLRLVSLGVLLFTLWSEITCNGDTNDESCSLCQYKYKIYPCWETRIGQEMYKLTLFDLLITTAVLVLVEFPRRMVVDNWSNKLTQWVGRQEFVVPSNVLGLVYGQTVVWTGALFCPLLPLINTVKFVILFYFKKITLFYNCRPALRTFRSTTSAFFFLVVLLFGWSLATVVMVYSLSEIHPSMSCGPFRSFSYMWLIVPASFYKLCETTQNFLFFVGSQAFSIPLCVLFGVVLCYFVALASVYGNSVALLRAQLKLEGRDKQFLVKQIDMLSQQLQIPKQTEED